A single window of Mycolicibacterium madagascariense DNA harbors:
- the rpsG gene encoding 30S ribosomal protein S7, translated as MPRKGPAPKRPLVNDPVYGSQLVTQLVNKVLLDGKKSLAERIVYGALEQAREKTGTDPVVTLKRALDNVKPALEVRSRRVGGATYQVPVEVRPERSTTLALRWLVSFSKNRREKTMVERLANELLDASNGLGAAVKRREDTHKMAEANRAFAHYRW; from the coding sequence ATGCCGCGCAAGGGCCCCGCACCCAAGCGTCCGCTGGTCAACGACCCGGTCTACGGATCGCAACTGGTCACCCAGCTCGTGAACAAGGTGCTGCTGGACGGGAAGAAATCCCTCGCCGAACGCATTGTCTATGGTGCGCTCGAACAGGCTCGTGAGAAGACCGGCACCGATCCGGTGGTCACCCTCAAGCGCGCTCTCGACAACGTCAAGCCCGCCCTCGAGGTGCGCAGCCGCCGCGTCGGTGGCGCCACCTACCAGGTCCCCGTCGAGGTCCGCCCCGAGCGGTCCACCACGCTGGCACTGCGCTGGCTGGTGAGCTTCTCGAAGAACCGCCGCGAGAAGACGATGGTCGAGCGACTGGCCAACGAACTGCTCGACGCGAGCAACGGTCTGGGTGCCGCCGTCAAGCGACGCGAGGACACCCACAAGATGGCCGAGGCCAACCGAGCCTTCGCGCACTACCGCTGGTGA
- the fusA gene encoding elongation factor G, with translation MAQDVLTDLTKVRNIGIMAHIDAGKTTTTERILYYTGISYKIGEVHDGAATMDWMEQEQERGITITSAATTCFWDGNQINIIDTPGHVDFTVEVERSLRVLDGAVAVFDGKEGVEPQSEQVWRQADKYDVPRICFVNKMDKIGADFYFTVRTIEERLGAKALPIQLPIGSEGGFEGIVDLVEMKAKVWRGETKLGETYETIDIPAELQDKADEYRTKLLETVAESDEALLDKYFGGEELTVEEIKGAIRKLTVNSEIYPVLCGSAFKNKGVQPMLDAVIDYLPSPLDVESVTGHVPGKEDELVTRKPSTSEPFSALAFKVATHPFFGKLTYVRVYSGKVDSGAQVINATKGKKERLGKLFQMHSNKENPVETAAAGHIYAVIGLKDTTTGDTLSDAQQQVVLESMTFPDPVIEVAIEPKTKSDQEKLSIAIQKLAEEDPTFKVHQDNETGQTVIGGMGELHLDILVDRMRREFKVEANVGKPQVAYKETIKRAVDKVEFTHKKQTGGSGQFAKVLVSIEPFTGEDGATYEFENKVSGGRIPREYIPSVDAGAQDAMQYGVLAGYPLVNLKLILLDGAYHDVDSSEMAFKIAGSQVLKKAAAQAQPVILEPVMAVEVTTPEDYMGEVIGDLNSRRGQIQAMEERSGARVVRATVPLSEMFGYVGDLRSKTQGRANYSMVFDSYAEVPANVSKEIIAKATGQ, from the coding sequence GTGGCACAGGACGTGCTGACCGACCTCACGAAGGTCCGCAACATCGGCATCATGGCGCACATCGATGCCGGTAAGACGACGACGACCGAGCGCATCCTCTACTACACCGGTATCAGCTACAAGATCGGTGAGGTGCACGACGGTGCCGCCACGATGGACTGGATGGAGCAGGAGCAGGAGCGGGGTATCACCATCACCTCGGCTGCCACCACCTGCTTCTGGGACGGCAACCAAATCAACATCATCGACACCCCCGGGCACGTCGACTTCACCGTCGAGGTGGAGCGCAGCCTGCGCGTGCTCGATGGCGCCGTCGCCGTCTTCGACGGCAAGGAAGGCGTCGAGCCGCAGTCCGAGCAGGTGTGGCGCCAGGCCGACAAGTACGACGTGCCGCGCATCTGCTTCGTCAACAAGATGGACAAGATCGGCGCGGACTTCTACTTCACCGTGCGGACCATCGAGGAGCGCCTCGGCGCCAAGGCGCTGCCGATCCAGCTGCCCATCGGATCCGAGGGTGGCTTCGAGGGCATCGTCGACCTGGTCGAGATGAAGGCCAAGGTCTGGCGCGGCGAGACCAAGCTCGGTGAGACCTACGAGACCATCGACATCCCCGCCGAACTGCAGGACAAGGCCGACGAGTACCGCACCAAGCTGCTCGAGACGGTCGCCGAGTCCGACGAGGCGCTGCTCGACAAGTACTTCGGTGGCGAGGAGCTCACCGTCGAGGAGATCAAGGGCGCGATCCGCAAGCTGACCGTCAACTCCGAGATCTACCCGGTGCTGTGCGGCAGCGCGTTCAAGAACAAGGGCGTTCAGCCCATGCTCGACGCGGTCATCGACTACCTGCCGTCCCCGCTGGACGTCGAGTCCGTCACCGGTCACGTGCCCGGCAAGGAAGACGAGCTGGTCACGCGCAAGCCCTCGACGTCGGAGCCGTTCTCGGCGCTGGCGTTCAAGGTCGCGACGCACCCCTTCTTCGGCAAGCTGACCTACGTCCGGGTGTACTCGGGCAAGGTCGACTCCGGCGCCCAGGTCATCAACGCGACCAAGGGCAAGAAGGAACGCCTCGGCAAGCTCTTCCAGATGCACTCCAACAAGGAGAACCCGGTCGAGACCGCCGCCGCCGGCCACATCTACGCCGTCATCGGCCTCAAGGACACCACCACCGGTGACACCCTGAGCGATGCCCAGCAGCAGGTCGTGCTCGAATCGATGACGTTCCCCGATCCGGTGATCGAGGTGGCCATCGAGCCGAAGACGAAGAGCGACCAGGAGAAGCTCTCCATCGCCATCCAGAAGCTGGCCGAGGAAGACCCGACGTTCAAGGTCCACCAGGACAACGAGACCGGCCAGACCGTCATCGGCGGCATGGGCGAACTCCACCTCGACATCCTCGTCGACCGCATGCGGCGCGAGTTCAAGGTCGAGGCCAACGTCGGCAAGCCGCAGGTCGCCTACAAGGAGACCATCAAGCGCGCGGTCGACAAGGTCGAGTTCACCCACAAGAAGCAGACCGGTGGCTCCGGCCAGTTCGCGAAGGTCCTCGTCAGCATCGAGCCGTTCACCGGCGAAGACGGTGCGACCTACGAGTTCGAGAACAAGGTCAGCGGCGGTCGCATCCCCCGCGAGTACATCCCGTCGGTGGATGCCGGTGCACAGGACGCCATGCAGTACGGCGTGCTGGCCGGCTACCCGCTGGTCAACCTGAAGCTGATCCTGCTCGACGGTGCCTACCACGACGTGGACTCGTCGGAAATGGCCTTCAAGATCGCCGGCTCCCAGGTGCTGAAGAAGGCTGCCGCGCAAGCGCAGCCGGTCATCCTGGAACCGGTCATGGCCGTCGAGGTCACCACACCCGAGGACTACATGGGTGAAGTGATCGGCGACCTCAACTCCCGCCGTGGTCAGATTCAAGCCATGGAGGAGCGCAGTGGCGCCCGCGTCGTGCGGGCGACTGTGCCGCTATCGGAGATGTTCGGTTACGTCGGAGACCTACGGTCGAAGACTCAGGGCCGGGCGAACTACTCCATGGTGTTCGACTCGTACGCCGAAGTTCCGGCGAACGTGTCGAAGGAAATCATCGCCAAGGCAACGGGCCAGTAG
- the tuf gene encoding elongation factor Tu, with product MAKAKFERTKPHVNIGTIGHVDHGKTTLTAAITKVLHDKYPALNESRAFDQIDNAPEERERGITINISHVEYQTEKRHYAHVDAPGHADYIKNMITGAAQMDGAILVVAATDGPMPQTKEHVLLARQVGVPYILVALNKADMVDDEELLELVEMEVRELLAAQEFDEEAPVVQVSALKALEGDPKWVKSVEDLMDAVDESIPDPVRETDKPFLMPVEDVFTITGRGTVVTGRVERGVVNVNEEVEIVGIRPTVTKTTVTGVEMFRKLLDQGQAGDNVGLLIRGVKREDVERGQVVVKPGTTTPHTEFEGSVYILSKEEGGRHKPFLSNYRPQFYFRTTDVTGVVTLPEGTDIVMPGDNVDISVKLIQPVAMDEGLRFAIREGGKTVGAGRVTKIIK from the coding sequence GTGGCGAAGGCGAAGTTCGAGCGGACGAAGCCGCACGTCAACATCGGGACCATCGGTCACGTTGACCACGGCAAGACCACGTTGACCGCAGCAATCACCAAGGTTCTGCACGACAAGTACCCGGCGTTGAACGAATCGCGCGCATTCGACCAGATCGACAATGCGCCCGAGGAGCGTGAGCGTGGCATCACGATCAACATCTCGCATGTCGAGTACCAGACCGAGAAGCGTCACTACGCACACGTCGACGCCCCCGGCCACGCGGACTACATCAAGAACATGATCACCGGTGCCGCGCAGATGGACGGCGCGATCCTGGTGGTGGCCGCCACCGACGGCCCCATGCCCCAGACGAAGGAGCACGTGCTGCTCGCCCGTCAGGTCGGCGTGCCCTACATCCTGGTCGCGCTGAACAAGGCCGACATGGTCGACGACGAGGAGCTCCTCGAGCTCGTCGAGATGGAGGTCCGCGAACTGCTGGCCGCCCAGGAGTTCGACGAGGAAGCCCCCGTCGTGCAGGTCTCGGCGCTCAAGGCACTCGAGGGTGACCCGAAGTGGGTCAAGTCCGTCGAGGACCTCATGGACGCCGTCGACGAGTCCATCCCGGACCCGGTTCGCGAGACCGACAAGCCGTTCCTGATGCCCGTCGAGGACGTCTTCACGATCACCGGCCGCGGCACCGTGGTCACCGGTCGTGTGGAGCGCGGCGTGGTCAACGTGAACGAGGAAGTCGAGATCGTCGGCATCCGCCCGACCGTCACCAAGACGACGGTCACCGGTGTCGAGATGTTCCGCAAGCTGCTCGACCAGGGTCAGGCGGGCGACAACGTCGGCCTGCTGATCCGTGGTGTCAAGCGCGAGGACGTCGAGCGTGGCCAGGTCGTGGTCAAGCCCGGCACCACCACGCCGCACACCGAGTTCGAGGGCTCCGTCTACATCCTGAGCAAGGAAGAGGGCGGCCGTCACAAGCCGTTCCTCTCGAACTACCGCCCGCAGTTCTACTTCCGTACCACGGACGTGACCGGCGTCGTGACCCTCCCCGAGGGCACCGACATCGTGATGCCCGGCGACAACGTCGACATCTCGGTGAAGCTGATCCAGCCCGTCGCCATGGACGAGGGTCTGCGGTTCGCGATCCGCGAGGGCGGCAAGACCGTCGGCGCAGGCCGCGTCACCAAGATCATCAAGTAG
- a CDS encoding PP2C family protein-serine/threonine phosphatase, with the protein MSVINVRAFSDVGLVRKRNEDAILVAGWLSQTREGSLVAMDFAPTVPFVCAVADGMGGHVGGDLASRVALTVISERSRDWRSEDDIAKTLQDASDEVRTVGADAELQGLGTTVAGLCLTADGIVVFNVGDSPLFSITDGVLTQISIDDSVFDVNGRPTNIITQSLGQFPPVQPHLKVLPWEAGTYLMCSDGVSGVMSPEELQAAVRRPDLDEMAADIIDTTRRNGAHDNFSFIVVEIPDLSSPDATTLAQRTVETG; encoded by the coding sequence GTGTCCGTGATCAACGTGCGCGCGTTCAGCGACGTCGGCCTGGTGCGCAAGCGCAACGAGGACGCCATCCTGGTCGCCGGCTGGCTCAGCCAGACGCGCGAGGGATCGCTCGTGGCAATGGATTTCGCACCGACGGTACCGTTCGTGTGCGCCGTGGCCGACGGCATGGGGGGACACGTCGGCGGCGATCTGGCGAGCCGCGTGGCGCTGACCGTCATCTCCGAACGCTCGCGCGACTGGCGCTCCGAAGACGACATCGCGAAGACCCTGCAGGACGCCAGCGACGAGGTGCGCACCGTCGGCGCGGACGCCGAGCTGCAGGGACTGGGCACGACGGTCGCCGGGTTGTGCCTGACCGCCGACGGCATCGTCGTCTTCAACGTCGGCGACAGCCCGCTGTTCTCCATCACCGACGGCGTGCTGACGCAGATCTCGATCGACGACTCGGTGTTCGACGTCAACGGCAGACCCACGAACATCATCACCCAGTCGCTGGGTCAGTTCCCGCCGGTGCAGCCGCACCTCAAGGTGCTGCCGTGGGAGGCGGGCACCTACCTGATGTGTTCGGACGGCGTCAGCGGCGTGATGTCACCGGAGGAGTTGCAGGCGGCCGTGCGCCGGCCCGACCTCGACGAGATGGCCGCCGACATCATCGACACCACGCGACGCAACGGCGCTCACGACAACTTCTCGTTCATCGTCGTCGAGATACCCGACCTGTCGTCACCGGACGCGACCACGCTGGCCCAGCGGACCGTCGAGACGGGCTGA
- a CDS encoding SHOCT domain-containing protein: MLGRYVKTQLMVLLCGGLVGPVFLVVYVALGAVAQPYVGWMLWVGLLVTVADVLVAIALTNRGAKSDAAAKRLEATGVLALAQVRGIGETGTRINEQPLVTLDLHVEGPGLTPFDVTDRVLASVTRLPLITGRKLVVLVDPATREFRIDWNRSALVGGMMPAQFTLAEDGNRTYDLTGQAGPLMEIMQILKAHGVAMDGTIDIRSNPAVRQQVMTVVRRAAAQQVPPAAHMSTAPVDPVAPYPPPPPGPSESTARRLQELETLRAMGTISDAEYTAKRQQIIAEL, translated from the coding sequence ATGCTGGGGCGATACGTGAAGACGCAGCTGATGGTGTTGCTGTGCGGCGGTCTGGTCGGTCCCGTCTTCCTGGTGGTGTACGTCGCGCTCGGCGCAGTCGCCCAGCCCTACGTCGGGTGGATGCTGTGGGTGGGTCTGCTGGTGACCGTCGCCGACGTGCTCGTCGCGATTGCGCTGACCAACCGCGGAGCGAAGTCCGATGCCGCGGCCAAGAGGCTGGAGGCCACCGGCGTGCTGGCGTTGGCACAGGTGCGGGGCATCGGCGAGACCGGCACGCGCATCAACGAACAACCGTTGGTGACGCTCGACCTGCACGTCGAGGGGCCGGGCCTGACGCCGTTCGACGTCACGGACCGGGTGCTGGCCTCGGTGACGCGACTTCCGCTCATCACCGGCCGCAAGCTGGTGGTGCTCGTCGACCCCGCGACCCGCGAATTCCGCATCGACTGGAATCGCAGCGCCCTGGTCGGCGGCATGATGCCCGCGCAGTTCACGCTCGCCGAGGACGGCAACCGCACCTACGACCTCACCGGGCAGGCGGGGCCGCTGATGGAGATCATGCAGATCCTCAAGGCCCATGGCGTCGCGATGGACGGCACCATCGACATCCGGTCCAATCCCGCGGTGCGTCAACAGGTGATGACGGTCGTGAGAAGAGCTGCTGCACAACAGGTTCCACCGGCGGCGCACATGTCGACGGCGCCCGTCGACCCGGTCGCCCCGTACCCGCCGCCCCCGCCCGGCCCGTCCGAGTCGACCGCCCGGCGGCTGCAGGAGCTCGAGACGCTGCGCGCCATGGGCACCATCTCCGATGCCGAGTACACCGCCAAGAGGCAGCAGATCATCGCCGAGCTCTGA
- a CDS encoding mycofactocin-coupled SDR family oxidoreductase, whose translation MGTLEGRVALVTGAARGQGRAHAARLAAEGADVVAIDVCRPISDTITYPAPTSEDLADTARQVEATGRKVLAREVDIRDLAALQQVVADAVEQFGRLDVVVANAGVLSWGRMFEMSEEQWDSVIDVNLNGTWRTLRAAVPAMIEAGNGGSIIVVSSSAGLKATPGNSHYAASKHGLVAITNSLALEVGEYGIRVNSIHPYSIGTPMVEPEAMMEIFAKYPTYLHSFSPMPFHPVNHDGKKGLQEFMTAEEVSDVVAWLAGDGSSTISGSQIAVDRGTMKY comes from the coding sequence ATGGGAACACTCGAGGGGCGCGTAGCACTCGTCACCGGAGCGGCACGCGGACAGGGCAGGGCGCACGCCGCGCGCCTGGCCGCCGAGGGCGCCGACGTCGTCGCCATCGACGTCTGCCGGCCGATCTCGGACACCATCACCTACCCCGCGCCGACGTCGGAGGACCTCGCCGACACGGCGCGGCAGGTCGAGGCGACCGGTCGCAAGGTGCTCGCCCGCGAGGTCGACATCCGCGATCTCGCCGCGCTGCAGCAGGTCGTCGCCGACGCCGTCGAACAGTTCGGCAGGCTCGACGTCGTGGTGGCCAACGCCGGCGTCCTGAGCTGGGGCCGGATGTTCGAGATGTCAGAAGAGCAGTGGGACTCCGTGATCGACGTCAACCTCAACGGGACGTGGCGCACGCTGCGCGCGGCCGTGCCCGCCATGATCGAGGCGGGCAACGGCGGGTCGATCATCGTCGTCAGTTCCTCGGCCGGCCTGAAGGCCACGCCCGGCAACAGCCACTACGCGGCCTCCAAGCACGGTCTGGTCGCCATCACCAACTCACTCGCACTCGAGGTGGGGGAGTACGGGATTCGGGTCAACTCGATCCACCCGTACTCGATCGGCACGCCGATGGTCGAACCCGAGGCCATGATGGAGATCTTCGCCAAGTACCCGACCTACCTCCACAGCTTCTCTCCCATGCCGTTTCATCCGGTCAACCACGATGGAAAGAAGGGGCTGCAGGAATTCATGACGGCAGAAGAGGTCTCGGACGTCGTGGCGTGGCTGGCCGGTGACGGCTCGTCGACGATCTCGGGATCTCAGATCGCCGTCGACCGTGGCACCATGAAGTACTAG
- the rocD gene encoding ornithine--oxo-acid transaminase yields the protein MIAVDADTATQEAIALDECHVAHNYSPLPVVAASAEGAWITDVEGRRYLDCLAAYSAVNFGHRHPEIVATAHAQLDAVTLVSRAFHSDRLGPFCAALAELCGKELVLPMNSGAEAVESGIKVARKWGTDVKGVPAGQSTIVVAHGNFHGRTTTIISFSDDDTARRGFGPYTPGFRSVPFGDADALAAAIDENTVAVLLEPIQGEAGIIVPPADYLPTVRALCTQHDVLMIADEIQSGLARTGRTFACDHWGVVPDVYLLGKALGGGVVPLSAVVADRAVLGVLHPGEHGSTFGGNPLAAAIGIMVVGMLRSGEFQTRSAQLGDVLHARLGELHGRGVRAVRGRGLWAGVDLDPRLGTGKQISLALAERGVLVKDTHGSTLRFAPPLVITAAEIDWAVQRLAAVLAERGAGS from the coding sequence GTGATCGCCGTGGACGCCGACACCGCGACGCAGGAGGCCATCGCGCTCGACGAATGCCATGTCGCACACAACTATTCGCCCCTGCCGGTCGTCGCCGCCAGCGCGGAGGGCGCCTGGATCACCGACGTGGAGGGCCGCCGCTACCTGGACTGCCTGGCGGCGTACTCGGCGGTCAACTTCGGCCACCGCCACCCCGAGATCGTCGCCACCGCCCACGCTCAGCTCGACGCGGTCACCCTCGTCAGCCGGGCGTTCCATTCGGACCGGCTCGGACCGTTCTGCGCCGCGCTCGCCGAGTTGTGCGGCAAGGAGCTCGTGCTGCCGATGAACAGCGGCGCCGAGGCCGTCGAGAGCGGCATCAAGGTGGCGCGCAAGTGGGGCACCGACGTCAAGGGCGTACCGGCCGGGCAATCCACCATCGTGGTGGCGCACGGCAACTTTCACGGTCGCACCACCACGATCATCAGCTTCTCCGACGACGACACCGCGCGCCGCGGCTTCGGGCCTTACACCCCGGGGTTCCGTTCGGTGCCGTTCGGGGACGCCGACGCGCTCGCCGCGGCGATCGACGAGAACACCGTCGCCGTGCTGCTCGAGCCGATCCAGGGCGAGGCGGGCATCATCGTGCCGCCCGCGGACTATCTGCCGACGGTGCGCGCGCTGTGCACTCAGCACGACGTGCTGATGATCGCCGACGAGATCCAGTCCGGGCTCGCCCGCACCGGGCGCACCTTCGCGTGCGACCACTGGGGCGTCGTCCCCGACGTGTACCTGCTGGGCAAGGCCCTCGGCGGCGGCGTCGTCCCCCTGTCGGCCGTCGTGGCCGACCGCGCGGTGCTCGGCGTTCTGCACCCCGGTGAGCACGGGTCGACGTTCGGCGGCAATCCGCTGGCCGCCGCCATCGGCATCATGGTCGTCGGGATGCTGCGCAGCGGTGAATTCCAAACGCGCTCGGCGCAACTCGGCGACGTCCTGCATGCGCGGCTGGGCGAGCTGCACGGTCGCGGCGTGCGGGCCGTGCGCGGTCGCGGCCTGTGGGCGGGTGTCGACCTGGACCCGCGGCTGGGCACCGGCAAGCAGATCAGTCTGGCGCTCGCCGAGCGCGGCGTGCTCGTCAAGGACACCCACGGCTCGACGCTGCGCTTCGCACCGCCGCTGGTGATCACCGCCGCCGAGATCGATTGGGCGGTGCAACGATTGGCCGCCGTCCTCGCCGAACGGGGTGCAGGCAGCTAG
- the ddaH gene encoding dimethylargininase — protein MTISDVGGAPAVTTPRRAARLRRYAMTAPTFFAVEYAINPWMDTSVPVDTALATRQWEILLSTYRDLGHAVELIEPIAGLPDMVYAANGALVVGDRAVVARFAFPQRAGEAVAHAEWLTRRGFEPAFTRHTNEGQGDLLVVGSIILAGYGFRTDRRAHDEVAHLTGLPVVSLELVDPRFYHLDTALAVLDDSTVAYYPPAFSPQARARLRSTFPDAIEVGSADAYALGLNVVSDGRHVLLPAAATGFADQLSQAGFEPIGIDLSELLKGGGSVKCCTLELYS, from the coding sequence ATGACGATTTCCGACGTCGGGGGCGCCCCGGCCGTCACCACTCCGCGACGGGCCGCACGGCTGCGCCGCTACGCCATGACCGCACCGACCTTCTTCGCCGTCGAGTACGCCATCAACCCGTGGATGGACACGTCCGTTCCCGTCGACACCGCACTCGCCACGCGGCAGTGGGAGATTCTGCTCTCGACGTACCGCGACCTCGGGCACGCCGTCGAGTTGATCGAGCCGATCGCCGGGCTGCCCGACATGGTCTACGCCGCCAACGGCGCCCTCGTCGTCGGCGACCGGGCCGTCGTGGCCCGCTTCGCGTTCCCCCAGCGCGCCGGGGAGGCCGTGGCCCACGCCGAGTGGCTGACCCGTCGCGGCTTCGAGCCGGCGTTCACCCGACACACCAACGAAGGCCAGGGCGATCTGCTCGTCGTCGGGTCGATCATCCTGGCGGGCTACGGCTTTCGCACCGATCGGCGCGCCCACGACGAGGTCGCACACCTCACCGGTCTGCCCGTCGTCAGCCTCGAGTTGGTCGACCCGCGCTTCTATCACCTGGACACCGCGCTGGCGGTGCTCGACGACAGCACCGTCGCCTACTACCCGCCGGCCTTCAGCCCGCAGGCCCGCGCGCGGTTGCGCTCGACGTTCCCCGACGCCATCGAGGTGGGCTCCGCCGACGCCTACGCCCTCGGGCTGAACGTGGTGTCCGACGGCAGGCACGTGCTGCTGCCCGCCGCGGCAACGGGTTTCGCCGACCAGCTGTCGCAGGCCGGCTTCGAGCCGATCGGGATCGACCTGTCCGAACTGCTCAAGGGCGGCGGCTCGGTCAAGTGCTGCACGCTGGAGTTGTACTCGTGA
- a CDS encoding Lrp/AsnC family transcriptional regulator — translation MDRLDQTDERILAELADHARATFAEIGQRVNLSAPAVKRRVDRMLDDGVIRSFTTVVDRNALGWNTEAYVQVFCHGTIAPAELRAAWVGIPEVVSAATVTGTADAILHVLARDMRHLEEALERIRASADIERSESIVVLSNIIERARA, via the coding sequence ATGGACCGGCTCGACCAGACCGACGAACGCATTCTCGCCGAGTTGGCCGACCACGCTCGCGCTACCTTTGCCGAGATCGGTCAGCGCGTGAACCTCTCCGCGCCCGCGGTGAAGCGACGCGTCGACCGCATGCTCGACGACGGTGTGATCCGCAGCTTCACCACCGTCGTCGACCGCAACGCGCTCGGGTGGAACACCGAGGCCTACGTGCAGGTGTTCTGCCACGGCACGATCGCCCCCGCCGAACTGCGCGCGGCGTGGGTCGGCATCCCCGAGGTCGTGAGTGCGGCGACCGTGACCGGCACGGCCGACGCGATCCTGCACGTGCTCGCACGCGACATGCGCCATCTCGAAGAGGCCCTCGAACGCATCCGGGCGAGCGCCGACATCGAACGCAGCGAGAGCATCGTCGTGCTGTCCAACATCATCGAACGGGCCCGCGCCTGA
- a CDS encoding NAD(P)/FAD-dependent oxidoreductase: MTTSGGIVIVGGGLAATRTAEQLRRAAYEGAITLVSDEDHLPYDRPPLSKDVLRGETDDVLLKPAEFYDEQAITLRLGAAATSLDTKAQTVTLANGDVIAYDELVIATGLTPKRIPSFPDLEGVCVLRTFDESLALRERAGTARHAVVIGAGFIGCEVAASLRTLGVDVVLVEPQPTPLASVLGERIGELVARLHRAEGVDVRCGVGVTELRGTDHVEQVVLADGSVLDADIVVIGVGSRPSTDWLEGSGVTVDNGVVCDVSGRTTAPNVWAIGDVASWRDAQGHQVRVEHWSNVAEQARVIVPAMLGAEASSAVVVPYFWSDQYDVKIQCLGEPEADDVVHVVTDDGRKFLAYYERDGAVVGVVGGGMPGKVMKARAKIAAAAPIADVL, translated from the coding sequence GTGACTACTAGTGGTGGCATCGTCATCGTCGGTGGCGGACTCGCCGCGACGCGGACGGCCGAACAGCTGCGCCGCGCCGCATACGAGGGTGCGATCACGCTCGTCAGCGACGAGGACCACCTGCCCTACGACCGGCCGCCGCTGTCGAAGGACGTGCTGCGCGGCGAGACCGACGACGTCCTGCTCAAGCCCGCCGAGTTCTACGACGAGCAGGCCATCACACTGCGCCTCGGCGCGGCGGCGACGAGCCTGGACACCAAGGCGCAGACGGTCACCCTGGCCAACGGCGACGTCATCGCCTACGACGAGCTGGTGATCGCAACGGGGTTGACGCCCAAGCGGATTCCGTCGTTCCCCGACCTGGAGGGCGTGTGCGTGCTGCGCACGTTCGACGAGAGCCTGGCGCTGCGCGAGCGGGCCGGCACGGCGCGACATGCGGTCGTGATCGGCGCGGGGTTCATCGGCTGCGAGGTGGCGGCCAGCCTGCGCACGCTGGGTGTCGACGTCGTGCTCGTCGAGCCGCAGCCGACGCCGCTGGCCTCGGTGCTCGGCGAACGGATCGGTGAGCTCGTCGCGCGGCTGCACCGCGCCGAGGGCGTCGACGTGCGCTGCGGCGTCGGGGTGACCGAGCTGCGCGGCACCGACCACGTCGAACAGGTCGTGCTGGCCGACGGCAGCGTGCTGGATGCCGACATCGTCGTGATCGGCGTGGGCTCGCGGCCGTCCACCGATTGGCTCGAGGGCAGCGGGGTCACGGTCGACAACGGCGTGGTGTGCGACGTCTCCGGGCGCACCACGGCCCCCAACGTCTGGGCGATCGGCGACGTGGCCTCCTGGCGCGATGCGCAGGGACACCAAGTGCGCGTGGAACATTGGAGCAACGTGGCCGAGCAGGCGCGGGTCATCGTGCCGGCGATGCTCGGTGCGGAGGCGTCGTCGGCCGTCGTGGTGCCGTACTTCTGGAGCGACCAGTACGACGTCAAGATCCAGTGTCTCGGCGAGCCGGAGGCTGACGACGTCGTGCACGTGGTCACCGACGACGGCCGCAAGTTCCTGGCCTACTACGAGCGCGACGGCGCGGTCGTCGGCGTCGTGGGCGGCGGGATGCCGGGCAAGGTCATGAAGGCCCGCGCCAAGATCGCGGCGGCCGCCCCCATCGCCGACGTCCTGTAG